A DNA window from Agarivorans sp. TSD2052 contains the following coding sequences:
- the miaB gene encoding tRNA (N6-isopentenyl adenosine(37)-C2)-methylthiotransferase MiaB, whose protein sequence is MGNKLHIKTWGCQMNEYDSSKMADLLDATHGFQLTEEANEADVLLLNTCSIREKAQEKVFHQLGRWKTLKQKNPKLVIGVGGCVASQEGKAIRERAPYVDIVFGPQTLHRLPEMIKQVRGGEKSVVDVSFPEIEKFDRLPEPRAEGATAFVSIMEGCSKYCTFCVVPYTRGEEVSRPLDDVLYEIASLADQGVREVNLLGQNVNAYRGLTHDDNICSFAELLRYVASINGIDRIRFTTSHPIEFTDDIVEVYADTPELVSFLHLPVQSGADRILNLMKRGHTAIEYKSIIRKLRKARPDIEISSDFIVGYPGETTEDFADTMKLIEQINFDMSYSFVYSARPGTPAADLPDDVSEQEKKQRLYILQERINQQAMQVSRRMLDSEQRILVEGPSKKNPMELRGRTENNRVVNFEGSHDTIGQFVDVKIVEVFAHSLRGNLLRTEQQMKLRNDVAPATIIDKADGQADHLGVASFTP, encoded by the coding sequence ATGGGAAATAAGCTGCATATAAAAACTTGGGGCTGCCAAATGAACGAGTACGATTCGTCTAAAATGGCCGACCTGCTGGATGCGACCCATGGTTTTCAGTTGACAGAAGAAGCCAATGAAGCCGACGTATTACTACTAAACACCTGCTCTATTCGTGAAAAAGCTCAAGAGAAGGTTTTTCATCAATTAGGCCGTTGGAAGACGCTAAAGCAAAAAAATCCAAAGCTAGTGATTGGCGTAGGTGGCTGCGTAGCTTCCCAAGAAGGTAAAGCGATCCGCGAACGCGCACCCTACGTAGACATCGTGTTTGGCCCACAAACTCTGCATCGTTTACCTGAAATGATTAAACAAGTAAGAGGAGGCGAGAAATCCGTCGTCGACGTAAGCTTCCCTGAAATTGAGAAGTTTGATCGTTTGCCGGAACCTCGCGCTGAAGGCGCTACCGCGTTTGTATCTATAATGGAAGGCTGTAGTAAGTACTGTACCTTTTGCGTAGTCCCCTATACTCGCGGTGAAGAAGTGAGCCGCCCGCTAGACGACGTGCTCTACGAAATAGCGTCTTTAGCCGATCAAGGTGTGCGCGAAGTAAATCTGTTAGGTCAAAATGTCAACGCTTACCGAGGCCTTACTCACGACGACAATATTTGTAGTTTTGCTGAATTACTGCGTTACGTGGCCAGCATTAACGGTATCGACCGCATCCGTTTTACCACTAGCCACCCGATTGAATTCACCGACGATATTGTTGAGGTATATGCTGATACCCCTGAGCTTGTCAGCTTCTTGCACCTGCCTGTACAAAGTGGTGCCGACCGTATTCTTAACTTAATGAAGCGTGGCCATACAGCCATTGAATATAAATCTATTATTCGCAAGCTACGTAAAGCCCGCCCTGACATTGAAATAAGCTCTGACTTTATTGTTGGCTACCCAGGTGAAACTACCGAAGACTTCGCAGACACCATGAAGTTAATTGAACAAATCAACTTTGATATGAGCTACAGCTTCGTATATAGCGCTCGCCCAGGTACACCTGCAGCTGACTTGCCAGACGACGTAAGCGAACAAGAAAAGAAACAACGCTTATACATTCTACAAGAGCGTATTAACCAACAAGCTATGCAGGTTAGTCGCCGTATGCTCGATAGCGAACAGCGTATCTTGGTTGAAGGCCCGTCAAAGAAAAACCCAATGGAACTGCGCGGACGCACTGAAAATAACCGTGTGGTTAATTTCGAGGGTAGCCACGATACCATTGGCCAATTTGTCGATGTGAAAATTGTTGAAGTATTCGCCCACTCTCTTCGCGGTAACTTGCTAAGAACAGAACAACAAATGAAGTTGCGAAATGATGTGGCTCCTGCCACTATTATCGACAAAGCGGATGGGCAAGCAGACCACTTAGGTGTGGCAAGCTTTACCCCCTAG
- the leuS gene encoding leucine--tRNA ligase — protein MQEQYSPRDIETKVQQHWEQAQTFKVVEQPGKEKFYCLSMFPYPSGRLHMGHVRNYTIGDVVSRYQRMQGKNVMQPMGWDAFGLPAENAAINNNTAPAKWTYENIEYMKTQLKQLGFGYDWDRELATCKPDYYRWEQWFFTKLYEKGLVYKKMATVNWDPVDQTVLANEQVIDGRGWRSGALVEQKDIPQWFIKITDYAQELLDDLDQLDDWPEQVKTMQRNWIGRSEGVEMQFGLENSEQLVPVYTTRPDTVMGVTYVGIAAQHPLALEAAKTHSELAAFIEECKNNKVAEADMATMEKKGMATGLNAVHPLTGKLVPIWVANFVLMGYGSGAVMAVPAHDQRDFEFAQAYGLDIVGVIKPSDAELDLSEQAFTEKGVLFNSGEFDGLEFTAAFDAVASKLESIGKGTKQVNFRLRDWGVSRQRYWGTPIPMLNLANGDVVPVPEDQLPVILPEDVVMNGVTSPIKADPEWAKTEFEGQEAFHETDTFDTFMESSWYYARYCSANNEDMMLDPEQANYWLPVDQYIGGIEHAILHLLYARFFHKLLRDSGLVESDEPFKRLLTQGMVLADAFYYEDAKGGKVWVSPVDAVTEKDEKGRITSAKTAEGQELVYAGMSKMSKSKNNGIDPQVMVDKYGADTVRLFMMFAAPAEQTLEWQDSAVEGSLRFLRRLWKFSFEHLNAGEAGAVDVASLNAQQKDLRRDVHKTIAKVSDDIGRRQTFNTAIAAIMELMNKLAKADQSDVNTRAVTREAINAVVLMLSPITPHVCDQLWTHLGNVGEIDTADWPVADPKAMVEDSKLIVVQVNGKLRAKLTVAADADQDTVQSLAMNDENVSKFVDGKTIRKVIYVAGKLLNIVAN, from the coding sequence ATGCAAGAGCAATACAGTCCGCGTGATATTGAAACCAAAGTGCAGCAGCACTGGGAGCAAGCGCAAACCTTTAAAGTCGTTGAGCAACCGGGTAAAGAAAAGTTTTACTGCCTATCAATGTTCCCTTACCCAAGTGGCCGTTTGCACATGGGCCACGTGCGCAATTACACCATTGGTGATGTCGTTTCTCGCTACCAGCGCATGCAAGGTAAGAATGTTATGCAACCTATGGGTTGGGATGCATTTGGTCTTCCAGCCGAAAACGCAGCAATTAACAATAATACTGCGCCCGCTAAATGGACTTACGAAAATATTGAATATATGAAAACTCAACTAAAACAGTTGGGTTTTGGCTACGACTGGGATCGCGAGCTAGCGACCTGCAAGCCAGATTACTACCGCTGGGAGCAGTGGTTCTTCACTAAACTTTACGAGAAAGGTTTAGTGTACAAGAAAATGGCCACGGTTAACTGGGATCCAGTAGACCAAACCGTATTAGCCAACGAGCAAGTAATCGATGGCCGCGGCTGGCGCTCTGGCGCTTTAGTTGAACAAAAAGACATTCCGCAGTGGTTTATTAAAATCACTGACTACGCTCAAGAGTTGTTAGACGATTTAGACCAACTAGACGATTGGCCAGAGCAAGTAAAAACCATGCAACGTAACTGGATTGGGCGCTCTGAAGGCGTTGAAATGCAGTTTGGCTTGGAGAATAGCGAACAGTTAGTACCCGTTTATACTACCCGTCCAGACACGGTCATGGGGGTAACTTACGTAGGTATTGCTGCTCAACATCCGCTTGCCTTAGAAGCGGCTAAAACTCATTCTGAGTTAGCCGCCTTCATCGAAGAATGCAAGAACAATAAAGTAGCTGAAGCTGACATGGCCACCATGGAGAAGAAAGGTATGGCCACTGGCCTTAATGCCGTTCATCCACTGACTGGTAAGCTTGTGCCTATCTGGGTAGCTAACTTTGTACTAATGGGTTATGGCTCTGGCGCAGTAATGGCCGTGCCCGCTCATGACCAACGCGACTTTGAATTTGCTCAAGCTTACGGCTTAGATATTGTGGGTGTAATTAAGCCTAGCGATGCAGAGTTAGATTTATCAGAACAAGCATTCACCGAGAAAGGTGTATTGTTTAATTCTGGTGAATTCGATGGTTTAGAATTCACCGCCGCTTTTGATGCCGTTGCCAGCAAATTAGAATCTATCGGCAAAGGTACCAAACAAGTTAACTTCCGCCTGCGTGACTGGGGCGTAAGCCGTCAACGATACTGGGGCACGCCAATCCCAATGCTAAACCTAGCAAATGGCGATGTTGTACCAGTCCCCGAAGACCAGCTACCAGTGATTCTGCCAGAAGACGTAGTGATGAATGGCGTTACCTCGCCAATCAAGGCAGATCCAGAATGGGCAAAAACCGAATTTGAAGGTCAAGAAGCCTTCCATGAAACCGACACTTTCGATACCTTCATGGAGTCGAGTTGGTACTACGCGCGTTACTGTAGCGCCAATAACGAAGACATGATGTTAGATCCTGAGCAAGCAAATTACTGGCTGCCCGTGGATCAATATATTGGTGGTATTGAGCACGCCATTTTACACTTGCTGTATGCCCGTTTCTTCCATAAGTTACTGCGCGATAGCGGCTTAGTTGAGTCAGACGAACCATTTAAACGCTTGCTAACTCAAGGCATGGTATTAGCTGACGCGTTCTATTACGAAGATGCTAAAGGTGGCAAGGTATGGGTATCTCCGGTAGATGCAGTCACCGAAAAAGATGAAAAAGGCCGCATTACGAGTGCTAAAACTGCCGAGGGCCAAGAGCTGGTTTACGCAGGCATGAGCAAAATGTCTAAGTCGAAAAATAACGGTATCGACCCTCAGGTTATGGTTGATAAATACGGCGCTGACACAGTTCGCCTATTTATGATGTTTGCCGCCCCAGCAGAGCAAACACTCGAATGGCAAGACAGCGCAGTAGAAGGGTCGTTGCGTTTCTTACGTCGCCTATGGAAATTTAGCTTCGAGCATCTAAATGCCGGTGAAGCAGGTGCGGTAGATGTTGCTAGCCTGAATGCCCAACAAAAAGACTTACGTCGAGATGTGCATAAGACCATTGCAAAAGTCAGCGATGACATTGGCCGTCGTCAAACCTTTAATACTGCCATTGCCGCGATTATGGAGTTGATGAACAAATTAGCAAAAGCAGACCAAAGCGATGTAAATACCCGTGCAGTCACACGTGAAGCCATTAACGCAGTGGTATTAATGTTGTCGCCGATTACTCCGCACGTTTGTGACCAACTTTGGACCCATTTAGGTAATGTTGGCGAGATAGATACCGCCGATTGGCCAGTAGCCGACCCAAAAGCCATGGTTGAAGACAGCAAACTTATTGTCGTTCAAGTAAATGGTAAATTACGCGCGAAGCTTACAGTAGCCGCTGACGCCGACCAAGATACCGTACAAAGCTTAGCCATGAACGATGAAAATGTAAGTAAGTTTGTCGATGGTAAAACTATTCGTAAAGTGATTTATGTAGCGGGTAAATTGCTCAACATAGTAGCAAACTAA
- a CDS encoding PhoH family protein, with product MSNKINSIEIYLEPASGPRLAQLCGPLDDNLKQLERRLGVEISYRNNEFQITGRHGMCLIAASILRSLYLETAPLKGGDIPELSPEQVHLAIQESRALDQDDDDSQHYGKQLNIKTKRGVIKPRTPNQATYIGNMLGHDVTFGIGPAGTGKTYLAVACAVDALERQEVRRILLTRPAVEAGEKLGFLPGDLSQKVDPYLRPLYDALFEMLGFEKVERLIERNVIEVAPLAYMRGRTLNDAFIILDESQNTTVEQMKMFLTRIGFNSRAVITGDITQVDLPRHQKSGLRHAIEVLSDVPALSFNFFQAADVVRHPIVAAIVEAYEQQDERDRIAEEKQKQRRDAAQKLSQSGGE from the coding sequence TTGAGTAATAAAATCAATTCTATTGAGATTTACCTGGAACCCGCTTCCGGTCCCCGTCTGGCTCAATTATGTGGCCCACTTGATGATAACTTAAAGCAATTAGAACGCCGTTTAGGGGTTGAAATTAGTTATCGCAATAATGAATTTCAAATCACTGGTCGCCATGGTATGTGTTTAATTGCCGCCAGTATATTACGCAGTTTGTACCTAGAAACTGCTCCGTTAAAAGGCGGCGATATTCCAGAGCTTAGCCCTGAGCAGGTGCACTTGGCCATTCAAGAGAGCCGAGCGTTAGATCAAGATGACGACGATAGCCAACACTATGGTAAGCAGTTAAACATAAAAACCAAACGTGGCGTGATTAAGCCACGCACCCCAAATCAAGCCACCTATATTGGCAACATGCTAGGGCATGATGTCACCTTTGGTATTGGCCCTGCGGGTACCGGTAAAACCTACTTAGCAGTAGCATGTGCCGTTGATGCGCTAGAGCGCCAAGAAGTTCGTCGAATATTGCTCACGCGTCCTGCAGTAGAAGCAGGTGAAAAACTCGGTTTTCTTCCCGGTGATTTAAGCCAGAAGGTGGACCCATACTTACGCCCACTCTACGATGCGCTATTCGAAATGCTAGGTTTTGAAAAAGTAGAACGGCTCATAGAGAGAAACGTCATTGAAGTCGCGCCACTGGCTTATATGCGTGGTCGAACGTTAAACGATGCGTTTATCATCTTAGATGAAAGCCAAAACACCACGGTAGAACAAATGAAAATGTTCTTAACCCGAATTGGTTTTAACTCTAGAGCGGTGATTACCGGTGATATCACTCAGGTTGACTTACCTCGCCATCAAAAATCAGGTCTTCGCCACGCCATTGAGGTGCTGAGCGATGTACCAGCCTTAAGCTTCAACTTTTTTCAAGCGGCTGACGTGGTTCGCCACCCAATTGTTGCAGCCATCGTAGAAGCGTATGAGCAACAAGATGAGCGCGATCGTATCGCTGAAGAAAAACAGAAACAACGCCGCGATGCAGCCCAAAAGCTTAGTCAAAGCGGTGGAGAATAA
- the lnt gene encoding apolipoprotein N-acyltransferase, with amino-acid sequence MPLSLTPRLRLLAAFAGGLIAPFAFAPFGFWPLMPISLLALIYLLNPKQSGFKLGLCYGLGWFGYGIHWVHVSMAEFGGMPLVVSIALMALLVTYLSLYPALACWLANKWQAKRGAAFYLLWFPACWLFSEWLRSWVLTGFPWLQPGYSQIDSPLSAVAPILGLYGVTWLVLVVAAAGVLLIRGQQRMRWLASLAITAPWLLGIALTGHSWTTPSPSMTVALVQGNVPLDIKWLPENRAASLHMYQQETLNISDADVIVWPESAIAALEYDVIEFLHQLDGQLLAKQQALITGVIAHDLQTNDYYNALVTLGQESQENNASASYYYENPNRYYKNHLLPIGEFVPFEKLLRPLAPYFNLPMSSFGRGDPLQTNLQVKGHQWLAAICYEIAFGELMRPQFTANTDAIITVSNDAWFGTSIGPQQHLEIAQMRALEFGRPVVRSTNTGVTAIIDRFGKVQQRAPEYQLLTLKGEIIPATGVTPYQRLGLWPMGLIVLVGFIVRLLPTRRNKSLKTAVH; translated from the coding sequence ATGCCTTTAAGCTTGACACCGCGGCTACGTTTATTAGCCGCTTTTGCTGGTGGGTTAATCGCGCCTTTCGCCTTTGCTCCTTTCGGCTTTTGGCCTCTGATGCCAATCTCCCTATTAGCGTTAATATACTTGTTAAACCCAAAGCAATCGGGCTTTAAGCTTGGCTTATGTTATGGCTTAGGTTGGTTTGGCTATGGGATCCACTGGGTACATGTCAGCATGGCCGAGTTTGGCGGCATGCCACTGGTGGTTAGCATAGCGCTGATGGCCTTATTAGTGACCTACTTGTCGCTTTATCCCGCCTTAGCCTGCTGGCTAGCCAATAAATGGCAAGCAAAACGCGGGGCGGCCTTTTATCTATTGTGGTTTCCTGCCTGCTGGCTATTTTCTGAATGGTTGCGCAGCTGGGTGCTCACTGGCTTTCCTTGGTTGCAGCCCGGTTACAGCCAAATTGATTCGCCATTATCAGCAGTTGCGCCCATTTTGGGATTATACGGTGTTACCTGGTTAGTGTTAGTCGTCGCTGCAGCGGGAGTATTACTAATACGCGGACAACAGCGTATGCGCTGGCTAGCAAGTTTGGCGATTACGGCGCCTTGGTTACTCGGCATCGCTTTAACGGGGCATAGCTGGACCACCCCATCGCCCTCAATGACGGTGGCGCTGGTTCAAGGCAATGTGCCCTTAGACATAAAATGGCTGCCTGAAAATAGAGCTGCCAGCCTGCATATGTATCAACAAGAAACCTTAAACATATCTGATGCAGACGTTATCGTTTGGCCAGAGTCGGCCATTGCAGCGCTAGAATATGACGTCATTGAATTTTTGCACCAACTCGATGGTCAACTATTAGCCAAACAGCAAGCCTTAATCACAGGGGTAATCGCCCATGATCTGCAAACCAACGACTACTACAATGCCTTAGTGACACTTGGTCAAGAGAGCCAAGAAAATAATGCTAGTGCTAGTTACTATTACGAAAACCCCAATCGTTACTATAAAAACCACTTACTACCGATTGGTGAATTTGTGCCTTTTGAAAAGCTATTACGCCCTTTAGCCCCCTATTTCAATCTACCTATGTCTTCCTTTGGCCGAGGTGACCCCTTGCAAACCAACTTGCAGGTAAAAGGGCATCAATGGCTCGCGGCCATATGCTACGAGATTGCTTTTGGCGAGCTTATGCGCCCACAATTTACCGCAAACACCGATGCAATCATTACAGTCAGCAATGACGCTTGGTTTGGCACATCTATCGGCCCACAACAACACCTAGAAATAGCACAAATGCGAGCCTTAGAGTTTGGCCGCCCAGTGGTCCGCTCAACCAATACCGGGGTAACCGCTATCATTGACCGATTTGGTAAAGTGCAGCAACGTGCTCCAGAGTATCAATTGCTCACTTTAAAGGGAGAAATCATACCCGCAACCGGAGTCACCCCTTATCAACGCTTAGGTTTATGGCCAATGGGCTTGATAGTATTAGTCGGCTTTATCGTTCGACTGCTACCGACACGGCGTAACAAGTCACTTAAGACTGCAGTTCACTAA
- a CDS encoding LPS-assembly lipoprotein LptE, protein MNYKIASVGFIALCLSLLTACGFAPRGSYLLDEKLTQIYVSSSDEFSPLVRELKRQLSQNNVAVFEFPQDDIPTLHIGGENISKRTLSLFDNGQVAEYELSYQVAGYLQIAEQGNFPINVQLHRDFQDNPLAALAKQRERELLYSELRVMASDQIMRQLATVSW, encoded by the coding sequence ATGAACTATAAAATTGCCAGCGTTGGATTTATTGCTCTGTGTTTAAGTCTATTAACCGCTTGTGGGTTTGCGCCACGAGGCAGTTACTTATTAGATGAAAAACTCACCCAAATTTACGTCTCGTCTAGTGATGAATTTAGCCCGCTCGTTCGCGAGTTAAAGCGCCAGCTTTCTCAAAACAACGTAGCTGTATTTGAGTTTCCTCAAGACGATATCCCCACCTTGCACATCGGCGGCGAAAATATCAGCAAGCGCACCCTATCTTTGTTTGATAATGGTCAAGTAGCCGAGTATGAACTGAGTTATCAAGTTGCTGGCTACTTACAAATTGCTGAACAAGGTAACTTTCCGATTAACGTACAGTTACACCGGGACTTCCAAGATAACCCCCTAGCGGCGTTGGCCAAACAACGAGAGCGTGAACTGCTTTATTCAGAGTTGCGCGTCATGGCTTCAGACCAAATCATGCGCCAATTGGCCACGGTAAGCTGGTAG
- the ybeY gene encoding rRNA maturation RNase YbeY: MAIVDLQIASGDEENLPTITAFESWLHATLVEEDEDTELTIRIVDEAESQALNHQYRGKEKPTNVLSFPFQAPAGVPLPLLGDLVICRQVVEKEAEEQGKAVFDHWAHMVVHGSLHLLGYDHIDDQEAEEMEALEVAVLTKLGISNPY, from the coding sequence ATGGCAATTGTTGACCTACAAATTGCCAGTGGCGATGAAGAGAATCTTCCCACTATTACCGCATTTGAATCATGGCTTCATGCAACTTTAGTCGAGGAAGATGAAGATACCGAACTCACTATTCGTATTGTTGACGAAGCTGAAAGCCAAGCCTTAAATCATCAATATCGTGGTAAAGAGAAACCCACCAATGTACTGTCGTTTCCATTTCAGGCTCCAGCAGGTGTACCCTTACCATTATTAGGCGATTTGGTTATTTGTCGGCAAGTCGTCGAAAAAGAAGCGGAAGAACAAGGAAAAGCTGTATTTGATCATTGGGCGCACATGGTTGTACATGGTAGCCTTCATCTGCTAGGTTATGATCATATAGACGATCAAGAAGCTGAAGAGATGGAAGCATTAGAAGTAGCAGTGCTGACCAAACTTGGTATCAGCAACCCTTATTAA
- the corC gene encoding CNNM family magnesium/cobalt transport protein CorC (CorC(YbeX) belongs to the Cyclin M Mg2+ Exporter (CNNM) family, and was characterized as belonging to a set of three proteins, at least one of which must be present for CorA to function.) produces MSDDNPHSSTGSVRKSWIERAIQLVQGEPKSREELVEVIQDANQRELIDQNTREMIEGVLDVSSQRVRDIMIPRSQMVTLDISQTIAQSLPTLTDARHSRFPVINEDKDHIEGILLAKDLLYYAFKEGGGKTPLAQVIRPAVVVPESKRIDKLLKEFRSERYHMAIVVDEFGGVSGLVTIEDILEIIVGDIEDEFANEENLQDDIRRINDKTFAVNALTDIEDFNHYFSSDFSDDEVDTIGGLVTHAFGHLPGRGESIDIEGYHFKVRTADRRRLVQLQVSIPEDKALNLSVQE; encoded by the coding sequence ATGAGCGACGACAACCCTCACTCGAGCACCGGCTCTGTCAGGAAAAGTTGGATTGAACGAGCAATTCAGCTAGTACAAGGCGAGCCGAAGAGTAGAGAGGAATTGGTAGAAGTAATTCAAGATGCCAATCAAAGAGAATTGATCGACCAAAACACCCGAGAGATGATTGAAGGTGTATTAGATGTATCAAGCCAACGCGTTAGAGACATCATGATCCCCCGCTCGCAAATGGTTACCTTAGACATAAGCCAAACCATTGCCCAAAGTTTACCTACACTTACCGATGCTCGTCACTCCCGTTTTCCGGTGATAAACGAAGACAAAGATCATATTGAAGGCATCTTACTGGCTAAAGATTTACTCTATTATGCTTTTAAAGAAGGCGGCGGAAAAACCCCGCTAGCTCAAGTGATTCGACCCGCGGTGGTGGTACCAGAAAGCAAACGTATCGACAAACTGCTAAAAGAGTTTCGTAGCGAACGCTACCATATGGCGATCGTGGTTGATGAATTTGGTGGAGTATCGGGCCTAGTTACCATTGAAGATATCCTAGAAATTATCGTTGGTGATATCGAAGATGAATTTGCTAACGAAGAAAATTTGCAAGATGATATTCGCCGAATTAATGACAAAACCTTTGCCGTTAATGCACTCACCGATATTGAAGATTTCAATCATTACTTCAGCAGTGATTTTAGCGATGATGAAGTGGATACTATCGGCGGTTTAGTCACTCATGCCTTTGGCCACTTGCCAGGGCGTGGTGAAAGCATTGATATTGAAGGTTATCACTTTAAAGTTCGAACCGCTGACCGTCGCCGCTTGGTGCAGTTACAGGTTAGCATTCCTGAAGATAAAGCCCTAAACTTGAGCGTTCAAGAATAA
- a CDS encoding FAD-dependent monooxygenase, producing MENFDVIVVGGGMIGAASAQGFALQGLSVLMLESFQPKAFELSQAMDLRVSAISQASVSLLKKLQAWPAINAMRLCPYQQLQVWEDPQHKLIFDSAQLDLPELGFMVENRIIQLGLWQVALQSGVTCKIAKQSRLLSNHPEGIVLAADDTQYSAKLMVVADGANSTMRQQLGVGISAWDYRHDCLAINIKLDAPQQTATWQQFYPTGPRALLPLADQHAALIWYDAKDTIRGLKQLNKAQLKQRIDAEFPTLPGGFEILASASFPLTRRHAASYVKHSAVIIGDAAHTINPLAGQGVNLGYRDVKCLIEQIEHCGLDAKAKALRRFEVRRRPDNLVMQGSMDMFYLLFSNSLSPLQRFRKLAIKVVQASGPIKDQALKYALGDL from the coding sequence GTGGAAAATTTTGACGTTATTGTAGTGGGAGGGGGCATGATCGGTGCAGCCAGTGCCCAAGGTTTTGCACTGCAAGGTCTATCGGTCTTGATGCTAGAGTCTTTTCAGCCGAAAGCCTTTGAGCTTAGCCAAGCGATGGACCTACGTGTTAGCGCGATTAGCCAAGCGAGCGTTAGCTTGCTTAAAAAGTTGCAAGCCTGGCCTGCGATAAATGCGATGCGATTATGCCCCTACCAGCAGTTGCAGGTATGGGAAGACCCTCAACATAAGTTAATCTTTGATTCTGCCCAGCTGGATTTACCTGAATTAGGATTTATGGTTGAAAATCGAATAATCCAATTGGGGCTTTGGCAAGTCGCTCTGCAATCGGGGGTCACTTGTAAAATTGCTAAGCAAAGCCGATTACTGAGTAATCACCCCGAAGGTATTGTGTTGGCGGCAGACGATACCCAATATAGTGCCAAGCTTATGGTGGTAGCCGACGGGGCTAATTCAACCATGCGCCAGCAACTTGGTGTAGGCATTAGTGCTTGGGATTATCGCCACGATTGTTTGGCCATCAATATTAAGTTGGATGCACCGCAGCAAACGGCGACTTGGCAACAGTTTTACCCGACTGGCCCTCGCGCTTTATTACCACTAGCCGATCAACATGCGGCATTAATCTGGTATGACGCTAAAGACACGATTCGTGGTTTAAAACAGTTAAATAAAGCGCAGCTTAAGCAACGCATTGACGCTGAGTTTCCGACACTACCAGGAGGTTTTGAGATACTGGCTAGTGCCAGTTTCCCTTTAACTCGACGCCATGCTGCCAGTTACGTCAAACACAGTGCGGTCATTATTGGTGATGCTGCGCATACTATTAATCCGCTGGCGGGGCAGGGGGTAAACCTCGGCTATCGTGATGTGAAGTGTTTAATAGAGCAAATTGAACACTGTGGTCTGGATGCTAAAGCAAAGGCTTTAAGGCGCTTTGAAGTGCGTCGTCGTCCCGATAACCTCGTCATGCAAGGTAGCATGGACATGTTCTACTTGTTATTTTCAAATTCGTTATCGCCGTTACAGCGTTTCCGAAAGCTAGCCATTAAAGTCGTACAAGCTAGCGGACCTATCAAAGATCAGGCCTTAAAATATGCGCTGGGAGATCTTTAA
- a CDS encoding zinc ribbon-containing protein → MPKRVKAYQTFVKDLEKRIQESGEVGQEELSKLIDTTQEYLQAASDLSKDEWQLIANYVRRDLSDWRSDYKRAYDESPSMTMLKESIWYWLAKMSDQSQVEWHELIGDLQHQGVYKSGELIGLGVIECAQCGDKTALWHPTIIARCDHCQGDSFYRHSISELQS, encoded by the coding sequence ATGCCAAAAAGAGTTAAAGCTTATCAAACCTTTGTGAAGGATTTGGAGAAACGCATACAAGAAAGCGGTGAAGTGGGGCAAGAAGAGCTATCCAAGTTAATTGATACTACTCAAGAGTACCTGCAAGCAGCTAGTGATCTAAGTAAAGATGAGTGGCAGCTAATTGCAAATTATGTGCGGCGAGACTTAAGTGATTGGCGCAGTGACTACAAACGCGCTTATGATGAAAGCCCTTCAATGACGATGCTAAAAGAAAGCATCTGGTATTGGTTGGCTAAAATGAGTGACCAAAGCCAAGTCGAATGGCACGAGCTGATCGGCGATTTGCAACATCAGGGGGTTTATAAAAGTGGTGAACTGATCGGTTTAGGAGTGATTGAATGCGCGCAATGCGGTGATAAGACCGCATTATGGCATCCAACAATTATCGCCCGATGTGACCACTGCCAAGGTGACAGTTTTTATCGTCACTCAATTAGTGAACTGCAGTCTTAA